A window of Candidatus Binatus sp. genomic DNA:
TGATCACCCTCAACAATGTTGCCGAGCATCTCGAGCAGCCACGCGAGGTGCTGTCGGAGTTTGCGCGCGTGCTCGCCCCCGGCGGGCGCGTGATCATTCACACCCCAAACGTCTCGAGCTACGCGGCGCGTATCGTGCAACTGGGACGCCGTATTTTGCCCAAACCGTTCATCATGAAGCTGATTCGCTTCATGGATTTTCGCGAAGAGGAGGACGTATTCCCGACCTATTATCGCGCCAACACCTGCGCGGATCTAACCGCAGCCGCGGCGCAGGCCGGACTCTCAAGCGAGAAAGTGATGTTGGTGCCCGCGCGCCCGCTGTTTTACTTCGTCGCACCGCTGTGCGCCGCCGAACTCGCCGCAAGCCGGCTGCTGATCCGCCTGGGCGCGGATCGCTTCGCCGCGAGCGTTATCCTTGGCGTCTACCGCAAGCCTACTGTGCGCGCGCAGTAAGCACCTCGACGATTTTTTCGACACTTACCATGCGTTCGATCTGGTCCGGCGAGAATTGGCAGCCGAAGTCCTGTTCGAGACTGAGCACGATGTTCACTTGGGCCAGCGAATCCCACTCTTCGAGGTTGGTCGGCGAAGACTGCAAAGTGATGCGCTCGACTTCGACCTCAGTGATCTCCGCCACGATGTAGCGCACCCGCTCGAGGATTGCCTCGTTGGTCATCGCGCTGCGCTCCCTTCGGTTTGAAGCTTGACCCACTGCGGCCAAGTGAGTTCCTTGCTCAGGTCGTATTCGAACAGCGTCTGGCCGTCGCTTTGGCTTATTATCTTGAAACCGTGCTTCTGGTAAAAATCTTTGGACGGAGCGCTCTTTCGAGTAGGCAAATACCAGCCTCTGAGCCATCGCAAGCCTTCGGACGCTGCCTGGCGCGCAACATAAGACAGAAGGGCGGTCTCTACCGAGCGTCCGATTATCCGGCAGCTTAACAGGAAGCTATCTATCTCGCAGACGTCGTTGCTTCGACTCGTGATCGCCACCCCAACCAATCCGTAATCACCGAACCGATCGGCGGCCGACAGAGCATAGACGCGCCACCGCGCATCGGCTGCTTTGATTGCGATTTCCTGCTCACTGTATCGGCGCGTCGTAAGGTTGAATTGGTTGGTCTTCTGTGTCAATTGCGCGACCCGGGCGATTGTCCGCGATGTGGCCGCGCCGATCTCAACAACCATCTCGAGTGAGCGGTAGTAATCCTCGAGTGTCACGGTGCGGTTTTGCAGACGCGCTCGCTGTTGCTCCGCGAGGTAGTAGGTCCCGCGATCACGATCCTCCTGCGAAAGAGCCAGACGTTCAAAGACTGGCGTGCTGCGCAACGCGCCAGCGAAAAGAGCGGCGCTCGAAGGCAGATCGATTACATGAACCTCCGGGAGCAGCATGCGCACTTCTTCCCGTTCGAGCGGGTTGTCGTCGAGGAACGCGAGCGCGTCAATGCCGATGTTTAGTTCGCTCGCGAGTTCCCTGATATTTTCGGGTTTGCTTTGCCAATTGATCCGGGTCGCCGCGAAATGGTCCAGCCGCAACAGCATCGCTTCATGCCGATTGAATACTTCCAGCGCGTCCTCGGGATTGTTTTTGCTGCAAATCGCCAGAATGACGCCGCGGCGATGCAGGTCCAGTATCGCGCGCTGAACTTCCAGATACGCGTTCCCCGGATATTCGGCGCCCAGCTTAATGCCATCGAGGCCGTCTTCCCCGATGACCCCGCCCCAAATCGTATTATCGAGATCAATCAGGAGCGCCTTACACACCCGCCCGCATAGTGGCAGCAGAAAGCGAATGTACTCGTTTGCCAGATGAAAAAAGGAATCGGCCGCGAGAGGCATACGCATGGTGAGCCACTTTGATTCGTCGGCCCACTTCAGCCGCCCGAAACGCGCGATCAGAGCGTCATAGTCAAGTACGTAGATTCCCAGGTGTTTGGCGGCAGCTTCTCGTATATGCCGATTGACGGTGCGAATCGTTTCGGATTGTCCTGTACTCCGTTGGCTGTCCAGGATGCCTGCATTTGGGAAACTCGGCATCTCCAGCGTATTTAGAATCAGATGCGCGTTGCTGCGGGAGCGCAGCGAGCCGATCAAATGTTCGATATCGGCGGCGGCGCGCACGGCGACGGCTTCGGAGTGCTGCGCGGCGAGATCGGAATCGTTGTTCCAGAGTTCCGGCAAGAGGTCGCGCGTCTGTGTCGCCAGGATCACGACCTGGGGGTCGAATCCATAAAGGTCGCTTTGCGGATCGAGCAATTCCTTGCTGTACGCATTGAAAGCGCCGACGTGCACCGTCAAATCGATGCCGTGGAACAGCGCGAGTGCGCGAAGAATCGGAACCACCGGCTCGACGGTAAACGAACGCAGGATTGCCAGCCGGCACGCAACCAGCGCCAGGTGTTCGCGGATCGGGGCGACTTGCTTCAACGCAAATTGCGCGTTCGCGACGGTCGGCGCCGCTTTAAACAACTCGCGCACGAGACCGAGCGCGCGCAGATACTCGCGTCCTTCGATCGCATTGATAATTTGTTCGCGGTCCGCCATCGGTCATTCAAGCCGAGGTCATGAGGCGGTCGGCGGATTAAGCGGAGCTTGCGCTTTAACCTTGCCAACGACCCGGGCTGGCGAACCAATAACTATCGTTCCGGGAGAGACGTTTAACATCACCACCGCGCCGGCGCCGACTACTGCGCCGGCGCCGATAGTGACCCCTGGACCGATAATCGCGCCCGCCCCTACCCAGCAATCCGCGCCGAGCCTTACCGGTCTGAGTAAATCGCTATTGCTCGAGTGACAGAAAATGATCACTCGAGGCGAAAGTTTGCTTCCTGGCTCAAGGGTTATCAACTCTGGATATTCCGTATCGAGATAGCACTCGCGACCAATGTAGTTGCCCCGTCCAGTGATGTTGATGCCGATCAGACGGTAGAGTACCAACCTCACGCGCCAGCTTGGGATGTAGGGAACAAAAAGCGACAGAACTCTTGCCCGCAGCCGTTGCATATACGAACGGCGGCCCGACGCGCGATAAGCTCGTTCGCCCTTCCATCGGGGACTGTCGTTCGGAGTTCCGCTATCGAGCACAACAGCCTCTTACCTTACTGAAGGACGAAATCGCAACAGGGCGGCCGGAAAGCCTGCTTTGCCCCGAGTTCGGAGTTCCCCGCAGGAAAATACCGGAACTGTCCAATAGCGATCGGCCGATGATCGTGATAGATCGTCAATCCTGAAGGAAATCGCGGATCTTTGGGTCAAACGCAAAGGATAATGACCAGCGAGGCAGCTAGAAACCCACGTTACTCAGGTATGGCAACTTTCGCCTACCGGCTTGCCTACCGGGTGGGCAAACGGATCACCAACGGGAGGCTCTGGGGGACGCCGCTTTACCGCAGTGTGAGAGGCTTCCTGCGGCGCCGGCTCGTCTCCGACGTGATCGAGACTAACGGGTATAAGCTTGCGATAGATCCGTATGACTCATGTTTCGATCCAAGTATTACCTTCAGCGCCGATGAACCCGCCTGGGAGCCGGAAATCGTCGCGCTGATGAGACGCGTCGTCGAGCCTGGCGACGTTGTGGTCGATATCGGCGCGGAAAACGGTTATCATGCTTGCCTGCTGTCCGGGCTGGTGGGCGATAGCGGCTGTGTGTACGCTTTTGAGCCCGAGCCCGCGAATCGGGAACGGCTCTACCATTCGCTCGAACTAAACCACATTCGTAACGTGAAAGTGATCCCAAAGGCTGTCAGCCACCAACCCGGAACCGCCAGCCTGTTTTCCAATGGACCGCTCACCTCGCTGGGGTACGAACGTGCTGGCAATCGCGGCGGTATCGAGGTCGAATGCGTGCGCCTCGACGATCAGTTGCCTCCCGAAATCAAAGTTTCCCTGATCAAGATGGATATCGAGGGCAGCGAATGGCGCGCACTGGCGAGCATGCCGCGAATACTCTCGACCTGCGACCACGTGATTACCGAGTTCGATCCAGTGGCTCTGAAGGCGGCGGGCGGCGACCCGGTGGAGTTTCTGCGCGCTTTCAAGACGGCTGGATTCATCATCCATCACATCGAGTCTGGTGAGCAGGTCGACCCCGATGAATTCGTGTCGCGGTACGCGGCACTGCCATCACGCGAGAAATCCAACCTGCTGTGGAATCTGCATTGTGAACGGACCTGAAGACACTGGCGGTCGCGACGACACATCACTTCGCATTAGCTGGGGCGAACGCCTTCGCACCATGAAGGATTTGGCGACCCGGCTTGGACCGATTTTATCCAAAGAAATGATCCATACGCTGGACGCCTCGATCAGTTATCTCGAGGTTGGCAGATGGCTTAAGAGCCAGGGCTTGGTCATTCCCAGGCGCGTGGAGTCCAGAGCCAACGTGTACGACCAGCTAATCAACGCGGTGCGCGATAAACCAGTTTTATATCTGGAATTTGGCGTTTGGCAGGGCCGATCGATTCGGTATTGGAGCGAGCGCCTGCGCCATCCTGATTCATGTCTCCACGGATTCGACAGTTTTGAAGGGCTGCCGGAATCGTGGAACATGCTCTACAAGAAAGGACTCTTCTCGACCAATGGACAGCCGCCCCAGATTGATGATCCGCGGGTGAAGTTCTTCAAGGGCTGGTTTGAGGACACTCTTCCCAACTATCGGCCGCCCCGGCACGATCAGCTGGTGATAAACATTGACGCGGATCTTTATTCGTCGACAAGGTTCGTGCTGAATGCTCTCAAGGGCTACATCTCTATCGGTACGTACATCTACTTTGACGAATTCTGCGACAGAAATAATGAGCTGCGGGCATTCGACGAGTTTCTCGCGGAAACAAATATGCGGTTTGAGGTTGCGTCCGCATCTCGCTCGCTGATGTACATTGCCTTCCGCCGCATCGGCTAAAGCATTCAGTGAAGAGCGTCGATGGCTCTGCACCACATTGGATTTGTCGTCGGCTCGATCGAAAAAATCGTGGAGCGATTCGCCCGATCGGTCTCCGCGCAATGGGACGGACGGATCATCGCCGATCCCTTGCAGGGAGTCAGGGTCACCTTCCTGCGTTCCACAACCTCGCCCAGCGAGTCGTTGATTGAATTAGTCGAGCCGTCCGGTGAGAAGTCCCCCGTGCAAAATTTCCTCAAGCGCGGTGGCGGGCTGCATCACCTCTGTTACGAAGTAGATTCGCTCATCGCGCAGTTGCAGCTCAGCCGATCTCTCGGCGGCTTGGTGGTGCGGCAGCCATTGCCGGCCGTCGCCTTCGGAGGGCGCCAGATCGCCTGGGTCTACACCGCCGACAAGCTGCTTACCGAGTATTTGGAACGCGGTTGATCGCTCGGAGTTGACTGCGTCAACCCGGACTGGCGGTCAGATACCACTGCGCCAAAATCGTTCCTAAAAGAACAGCAATGAATCTTGCTGCCTCAAGCGGGCGCACACGGAAAAAATGCCCAATCGTTGGCTGGCAAATTACCCAAATGAGCACCCGCCGGAGGTGACGATTTTTCAAATTTGCACAGTTTGACAATAAAGTCGCAACACGGCTAAATGTGGGGGGCTTGGGGCGAAAGATACGACTGATTGAGGCTCTAGGGCGAGTTTAGGGAACCGCTGCCCGAAAGCTTGGGATGCCGGAATGACACCGGCGGTAGGATTACGTTGAATCCGCAAAATAGCAGGGAAGTGGCGGAGCGAATTGCCGACGCAATTTGTATTTTCGTCGGCTACCTTCTGGCCACAGAAATCGCGCTAGCGATGCACTGGGGCAGGATCCAGGTATTCCCGCCCGGTGGGGCTTCGGAAGCGCAATCGCAGTATTCGTCACTTTTAATTTTCGCGATCCTGTCCTGGCTGACGCTGACCGCGTACACGGAAACCTATCAAGCCCACCGCACGGAACGCCTCAATTTCCTTGCTCGCAGGCTGATACAAACATTGGTGGTCTGGTCTTTGGTGACCATTGCGGCGATTTTTGTACTGAAATTTGAATTTCTGAGCCGGCAATTCACCGGTTATTTCATCACCGCGTCGATGTTTCTCATCTTCGTCAGGCAGCTGGGAACTGTGCTTGTGTTGCGCAGCCTGCGCCGCTCCGCGCATAAGTGGCGGACTGCGGTCGTGATCGGTGGCGACGAGGCAACCTGCGAGCACTTCGCGCAGCTTCTGACTGCCGCGCATCCCATGGGTTACCAGCGGGTAGACGTTCAGCCGGGAAAGCGTGCGGTTGATTGCAATGGCAATCGGGTGGAGTCTGACCGCGACTTCAAGTCCGCTTCGCTCGAGGCGATTGACGACGTTTACCTCATCGGCGTGAACGACGGGGGGGACGGACCGGCCAGTGCGGGGCGCATGCTCAGCCTGCTCAAGCAAGGCAAGTCCGTCCACATCATACCCAGCCTGCTCGATACGAGGCTGTTCCGCCAGTCGCTCGGCGATATCGCGGGGATTCCGGTGCTTTCGGTAAGCAAGGGTGAGCTGAGCCCCGTTCAGGCGGCGGTTAAACGCGCAGTCGATTTTGTCGTCTCGGCGCTGCTGTTGATCGTTCTGTCGCCGGTGATCGCCGCGATTGCGGTCGCGGTAAAATTGACCTCGTGGGGTCCCGCGCTTTTCCGCCAGAAGCGCCTGGGTCTCGACGGCAAGCCCTTTACCCTCTTTAAATTCCGCACCATGCGCGCCGACGCGGAGCAAATCCTGAAGGACTCGCCGTCGCTGTACGCCAAATACCTGGGAAACAATTTCAAGCTTCCCAACGGCGAAGATCCGCGCCTCGCTCCGCTTGGGAGATTCCTGCGTGCCACCAGCCTCGACGAGCTGCCGCAACTGTTCAATGTCTTAATCGGTGAAATGAGCCTGGTCGGGCCGCGTCCTATCGTGCCCCACGAGGCGGTTCAATACGGCGATTCAGCGATGCTCTTCATGTCCGCCAAACCAGGGATGACCGGCCATTGGCAGGTCAGCGGCCGCAGCGAGATCGCGGAGTACCGCAAGCGCGTCGAATTGGACCTCGAATACATCCGCGACCAGTCGTTCGGCAAAGACCTCGAGATATTGCTGCGAACCGTTCCGGCGGTGTTGCGGCGCAAGGGTGCTAACTAGCGGGATTCCTAATGCACCCGAATGCCCGCCTTCTTTTCCGGCAGCCGGTGTGGTAGGAGTTGTGCTCCAGAGGCTTAGCACAACCATGGTTAAACGATCACTCCGTCAGTCTTGCCTGCTCGCGTGTTTCGCGATTATTGCTGGATTCTTCGCTGCGCCTTCTTCTCTATCCGCCGCGCGTCAACCGCGCCGCCAGGTTTGCCTGCACGTTTACCTGCAGAATACGGGCAAGACGGTCGCACTTTCGGCCGGGCAGCAACTAATCGTGACGCTTCCGCTACGGCGCTACGACGACGACTACTGGTACGTGGCCCGCAATTGGGGCGGGGGCCTGAAATTGATAGCGGGGCCTGACGAGCGCCGCCCGCGAAATTGGACACCTTGGAAGGCCCGCTCGCAGGTGTTCTACTTCCAGCGGGAATCCCCGGGGACCTCACATCTGGTGCTGGAACACGCCTATTGGTCGAAGCCGATGATTATCGAGGTGGTCGATCGGTAACTGCGTGGCCGCGCGATTGCGACCGGGACCGTCCTGTAAAACTTCACGTATAGATACATACGGCCATGGCGGCCAACGTGCGATTCTGACAGCCTCGGGCGTATGCTGCCAACTGCGACACCATGCCCATAATTGCGCAACACGTTCCCATCTACGAGGAAATTCTGGCGCTGCCCGAAGTGGTCGCCGATCCGGAGAAAAAAAGAAAGGCGAATTCTTCAGCGCCCCAAGGGCGACACGCTCATTTGGCTTGTCGGGCGCAAGCTGCGTCCGATGGATGAATTCAAGATTCCTCAGCAGGACTACTGGTGGGGGGAATTTTTCGGAACCGGTCGGCCGCCGCTAACCCAGCCTGAAAAGGCGCCATCCGCTGAGGCAGACCAATCTAAGCCGGCGCGAGTGCGCGCCGCACGCTGACCTAATATTGCGACCGACCGGAATAAAACTCCGCGATGCGGCG
This region includes:
- a CDS encoding class I SAM-dependent methyltransferase, with protein sequence MSENQSVRRTASSRIWQTLDRYLGRGSYYWLKDRIHPQREYTQLTYARLIDEVLTPQTRWLDAGGGHKILEVTSPEGELAMVRRVRLAVCCDRVLDAIAKHRSIRIGVGAALDHLPFRAQSLDLITLNNVAEHLEQPREVLSEFARVLAPGGRVIIHTPNVSSYAARIVQLGRRILPKPFIMKLIRFMDFREEEDVFPTYYRANTCADLTAAAAQAGLSSEKVMLVPARPLFYFVAPLCAAELAASRLLIRLGADRFAASVILGVYRKPTVRAQ
- a CDS encoding acyl carrier protein, which encodes MTNEAILERVRYIVAEITEVEVERITLQSSPTNLEEWDSLAQVNIVLSLEQDFGCQFSPDQIERMVSVEKIVEVLTARAQ
- a CDS encoding HAD-IIIC family phosphatase, whose product is MHVGAFNAYSKELLDPQSDLYGFDPQVVILATQTRDLLPELWNNDSDLAAQHSEAVAVRAAADIEHLIGSLRSRSNAHLILNTLEMPSFPNAGILDSQRSTGQSETIRTVNRHIREAAAKHLGIYVLDYDALIARFGRLKWADESKWLTMRMPLAADSFFHLANEYIRFLLPLCGRVCKALLIDLDNTIWGGVIGEDGLDGIKLGAEYPGNAYLEVQRAILDLHRRGVILAICSKNNPEDALEVFNRHEAMLLRLDHFAATRINWQSKPENIRELASELNIGIDALAFLDDNPLEREEVRMLLPEVHVIDLPSSAALFAGALRSTPVFERLALSQEDRDRGTYYLAEQQRARLQNRTVTLEDYYRSLEMVVEIGAATSRTIARVAQLTQKTNQFNLTTRRYSEQEIAIKAADARWRVYALSAADRFGDYGLVGVAITSRSNDVCEIDSFLLSCRIIGRSVETALLSYVARQAASEGLRWLRGWYLPTRKSAPSKDFYQKHGFKIISQSDGQTLFEYDLSKELTWPQWVKLQTEGSAAR
- a CDS encoding acyltransferase, coding for MLDSGTPNDSPRWKGERAYRASGRRSYMQRLRARVLSLFVPYIPSWRVRLVLYRLIGINITGRGNYIGRECYLDTEYPELITLEPGSKLSPRVIIFCHSSNSDLLRPVRLGADCWVGAGAIIGPGVTIGAGAVVGAGAVVMLNVSPGTIVIGSPARVVGKVKAQAPLNPPTAS
- a CDS encoding FkbM family methyltransferase, producing MATFAYRLAYRVGKRITNGRLWGTPLYRSVRGFLRRRLVSDVIETNGYKLAIDPYDSCFDPSITFSADEPAWEPEIVALMRRVVEPGDVVVDIGAENGYHACLLSGLVGDSGCVYAFEPEPANRERLYHSLELNHIRNVKVIPKAVSHQPGTASLFSNGPLTSLGYERAGNRGGIEVECVRLDDQLPPEIKVSLIKMDIEGSEWRALASMPRILSTCDHVITEFDPVALKAAGGDPVEFLRAFKTAGFIIHHIESGEQVDPDEFVSRYAALPSREKSNLLWNLHCERT
- a CDS encoding TylF/MycF/NovP-related O-methyltransferase, which gives rise to MNGPEDTGGRDDTSLRISWGERLRTMKDLATRLGPILSKEMIHTLDASISYLEVGRWLKSQGLVIPRRVESRANVYDQLINAVRDKPVLYLEFGVWQGRSIRYWSERLRHPDSCLHGFDSFEGLPESWNMLYKKGLFSTNGQPPQIDDPRVKFFKGWFEDTLPNYRPPRHDQLVINIDADLYSSTRFVLNALKGYISIGTYIYFDEFCDRNNELRAFDEFLAETNMRFEVASASRSLMYIAFRRIG
- a CDS encoding VOC family protein; this translates as MALHHIGFVVGSIEKIVERFARSVSAQWDGRIIADPLQGVRVTFLRSTTSPSESLIELVEPSGEKSPVQNFLKRGGGLHHLCYEVDSLIAQLQLSRSLGGLVVRQPLPAVAFGGRQIAWVYTADKLLTEYLERG
- a CDS encoding sugar transferase; protein product: MAERIADAICIFVGYLLATEIALAMHWGRIQVFPPGGASEAQSQYSSLLIFAILSWLTLTAYTETYQAHRTERLNFLARRLIQTLVVWSLVTIAAIFVLKFEFLSRQFTGYFITASMFLIFVRQLGTVLVLRSLRRSAHKWRTAVVIGGDEATCEHFAQLLTAAHPMGYQRVDVQPGKRAVDCNGNRVESDRDFKSASLEAIDDVYLIGVNDGGDGPASAGRMLSLLKQGKSVHIIPSLLDTRLFRQSLGDIAGIPVLSVSKGELSPVQAAVKRAVDFVVSALLLIVLSPVIAAIAVAVKLTSWGPALFRQKRLGLDGKPFTLFKFRTMRADAEQILKDSPSLYAKYLGNNFKLPNGEDPRLAPLGRFLRATSLDELPQLFNVLIGEMSLVGPRPIVPHEAVQYGDSAMLFMSAKPGMTGHWQVSGRSEIAEYRKRVELDLEYIRDQSFGKDLEILLRTVPAVLRRKGAN